Genomic segment of Danio aesculapii chromosome 25, fDanAes4.1, whole genome shotgun sequence:
ACTTCTTCTTGGGAGCCGCCTTTTTAGGCTTCGCCGCCTTGGGTTTAGCAGTTTTGGGCTTGACTGCCTTCACCTTCTTGGGGCTCTTGGCTGCTTTCTTGGCAGCTGCTGGTTTCTTTGCCTTCTTGGGGCTCTTGGTCGCCTTCTTGGCAGCCGCTGGCTTCTTGGCTTTCTTGGGGCTCTTTGTCGCCTTTTTCACGGATGTGGCCGCCGGCTTCTTCACCTTCTTGGGCGATTTCTTAGCGGCGGGTTTCTTGGCAGCAGGCTTCTTAGTTTTAGCGGCGGTTTTCTTAGCTGCCTTCTTAGGCTCGGCTTGCTTCTTGTTCAGTTTGAATGAACCGGAGGCGCCTGTGCCTTTGGGCTGGACCAGAGTGCCGTTGAGCACCAAGGCCTTGACGGCGGTTTTGACGCGGGAATTGTTCTTCTCCACGTCGTAGCCGCCGGCAGAGAGAGCCTTCTTCAGGGCTGCGAGAGAAACGCCGTGTCTTTCCTTGGATGCGGTCACAGTCTTGACGATGAGGTCGCGGACATTTGGGCCCGCTTTCTTCGGCTTGGACGCAGATCTCTTCTTAGGAGCTTTGGCCGGAGTGGCAGCGGGAGCTGGAGCGGTTTCAGCCATTTTCAGAGCAGGTATGTTCACACTTCAACAACTAGCAGTGGAATATGAAGCCCGGCTGAGCGGCGCTGTGAACTTAACTGCCACATGAGAACTGTGTAGACTCAATTGTAGACTCATCGGAGACTCTGAGCGCCTCTACCAAATAAATTGTGCTTTCTCTCTTTAAACACAGAGCAAAACAAGAGCCACAAAACATTTTTCAGAAGATTAGAAACACTTTATTGATAAGAAGAGGATCAATAGTTTGTCATGAAATTCAAAAAAGGGACGCCGTGAAGATATTTTTAGACCTATTAAGTTATTTGTCCTTTGCTCTTTCACTGAAATTGTTTTACTATGCACATATgacttgtgttaaaaaaatcaaacatgatAGGCAGcgattattaatgtgtttttctttttaaccTCTTGATCTCATATAATTTGCCAATCGTTATCAAGCAAATACATGCTTTAGTAAGTTTTTAATGATGGTTTAGTACTTTAAAACACTGCACCAATGTGTAGCCTGTTGAACACTCTCAGAAAAGGTAAACGGTGGTACAAAAATTGTTTCTTAAAAACAATTTGTTTACtttatggtacagaaaagacctcttatgatacttttgtgtaccttttatggtacaattgaaatggagGTGcgcaattgttctcataaaaaaaggTACAACTctgtctttattacaatatctattaaaataaagattactGGAAAGTGATTTCATGAATAATTTCCatgttaaaacatgaatcatcatttaaaagcatatgcttaaaaactcataaacattaattattatgttCTATAGTAttaaacaactggtaaaacaaaactataggtgttgtaaactaaacatttcatgtatttttaataaacgtttggtaagcattttctgataaatacatccTCATTATTGATATACACTATTAATTTGCTGTCCAATATACGcacatgagctggcaaaagtccatATGCAAGtagcatatgcaaagtgttcatgcagacattttagtctTGTGAAACTAtgcatatctcattacaatacttttgtaaaaattatatttctattttaaaattaggcAAATTAAATCAACTTTGATGATTACAAAGATATTGTGTGAACATTGGAgaattctttattttatattgtacatgggagaacgtatttctgtaacatttttgtgaagtgttgtgaattgtttagcaaaaaaattatactttgatttatgctaaaatattttttattctttattgtaaattgaaaatgtgcatttacaCACCAAAAACTTTTTATCAAatgaaacattgtttaaaaaattatttgatgttttatatttactgaaaataaattgacgcattttgaataaagcaaaatgcctttaaatagttctcgAAGGAACACATTGACAAGGTATGAAGTGTCTTGTTAGTGTAGTGGTACCCTCATGGATCAgatacctttgatgaaggtacaatattgtatctgcaggttttaaaaaacaaaggtacattttggtttcccatggtacaaatcgtgtccttaaaggtttaaaactgcaatggtacaaatttgttccataaaaaggtactacTGCATCAGTGACAAGAGTTTGTACTTCTTTGGTACACCATaagtaccattttttctgagagtgtacataataaaaaatgtaataaaatataatctaaCTATTGACCTTAAAAGCAAGCCGTCCAAAGATGCAATTTATCTCGTGTCCCGAAAAACGTGTACACAAAGGAAACCGTTGTAAAGTGTTTATGTGGTAAATGTTTAACCTCAACCTACAATGTGGATTTTTTGGGGGGCGTTGCATACACTATTCAGTTACATTGTTCTCTGAAAGCACGTATGGTCGTTTCAATATTCTAACTAGCATCGCATAAAGAACATTCGTATTTCGTAtcctagaaagaaagaaaaatgtttgaattgcattttttaattcttGATGTCGCTgattaacacactcaatgcattaaCAACTCATCCCATAATTTCtgaaatatcagcctctaccagatggttgatatgtcagtttaaGTATTGGGCTTTATACATatgctatgaaaaatctgaaaatattaagcatgaccaatttattaaaaaatttattcgaaatataaataagatttttggattcaaatattgttttgatgtcataaaatattttaaattctcaTTCAACATGTTTCTCATTCCATTAATAACCATAGGCttttaacagacaccaaaatgcTTTTTGAATCTTTCAAAATAGACAAGTATTAATAacagaaaacataaaaacaaacattacgTTCCCAAATTCATTTCGAGGtattaatttattacaaattGTTACTTAAAAATGTACTCTTTCTTTTAACATTtgggtggctcttaaaagagcctttAGTTAAGATGGATTTAAGAAGTTTAACCTCCGAAACCGTACAGAGTACGTCCCTGTCTCTTCAGCGCGTACACAACATCCATGGCGGTCACGGTCTTTCTTTTAGCGTGCTCCGTGTAAGTAACGGCATCACGGATCACATTCTCCAGGAACACCTTAAGAACGCCGCGAGTCTCCTCGTAGATCAGACCAGAGATACGCTTGACTCCACCACGGCGGGCGAGACGACGGATGGCGGGTTTGGTGATTCCCTGGATATTATCACGCAGAACTTTACGGTGACGCTTAGCGCCTCCTTTTCCGAGACCTTTACCACCTTTGCCTCTTCCTGACATTGTTGACAATACAACGTCTTTGATTGATTAAGATAAGAATCACACTTTAAACCGCCCAACCCTAGGCGAGGACTTTTACAGCCGCTCAGCGGACCTAGTTGAAACATGCAAAGGCGGAGTCATGCAACGTCACAATAATGCAAGTCATTGTAGTCATTAACTAATTTGAAATTGTTCGGTTTAACCTGTCCTGCGCACGTTTTTCTTACACTTCTTAGCTTTTATAGGACATCTGTTGAATATATCAGTACAGTTGACTGAGCAAAATCCAGTGGTCATTTCTATTTTTGGTCAGGAAAATCCAGTTATATAACATTATCAACGAATATTACAGCCTCGATAAAATAAGAAACTGGGCTATAAATATAGTAACTATTGCAGTGCAAGCAAAAGTTGTTCCAACAGAATTCTCCAAATCAAACTACATGTGAAATGGTTAGATGGTATACAGTTCAGTATCAATAAACCACTTATAACTACAAATTTTTAACTGAGCTTATATGTTAGATACTGATGAGATTTAacataactgatttatattagaAATACGTGagtggctttaaaaaaaaagggcAATTACAAATACATTTCTGTACTTTATTTTTTCACGCTAGCTAATGCTGCTTCTTTAATCGCTCCATTTCAACAAACGCCCTACTTAAAACAATCTTAAAGAAGGCCTGTAAGAAAAGCTGTTTGATTGCCTTTTAAAGAGTAAGtgggtggctcttaaaagagcctttgGGGCACTAAAACTCAAATTACTTTATTTGCCTTTGGAGGCCTTCTCGGTCTTTTTGGGCAGCAGAACGGCCTGGATGTTGGGCAACACACCGCCCTGAGCGATGGTCACTCCGCCCAGAAGCTTGTTCAGCTCCTCGTCGTTGCGCACCGCCAGCTGCAGGTGACGGGGGATGATACGGGTCTTCTTGTTGTCCCGAGCGGCGTTTCCAGCCAACTCCAGGATCTCAGCGGTCAGATACTCAAGCACGGCAGCCAGGTACACTGGAGCACCGGCACCAACGCGCTGAGCATAGTTACCCTTACGGAGAAGCCTGTGAACACGGCCAACAGGAAACTGAAGTCCTGCCCTGGAAGAACGAGTCTTAGCCTTTGCTCTGGCTTTTCCACCGGTTTTACC
This window contains:
- the LOC130219858 gene encoding histone H2A-like; its protein translation is MSGRGKTGGKARAKAKTRSSRAGLQFPVGRVHRLLRKGNYAQRVGAGAPVYLAAVLEYLTAEILELAGNAARDNKKTRIIPRHLQLAVRNDEELNKLLGGVTIAQGGVLPNIQAVLLPKKTEKASKGK